The following is a genomic window from Flavobacterium sp..
TGTTCGTCTGGTCCTGGTGGTCAGTCGGTAAATACGACGAAGTCTGCGGTTCGTTTAACGCACATTCCAACAGGATTGGTAGCGCAATGTCAGGATCAAAAATCGCAACATAAAAATAAAGACAAAGCATTGGATGTACTGCGTTCTCGTTTATACGAAAAAGAATTAGCCATCAAACAAGCGGAAGATGCAACAAAACGTTCTTCGCAAGTAAGTTCAGGTGACCGTTCAGCAAAAATTAGAACGTATAACTATTCTCAAGGTCGTGTAACCGATCATAGAATTGGTTTAGACGTTTTTGATATGGATGGAGTGATGAACGGAAAAATTCAAAAATTTGTTGACGAACTTCAGTTGGTTAACAACATGGAGAAATTGAAAGAAAACGAAGTGTTCTAAATTAGGAACTTAATTTATACAAAAGATGCCAAGCTAAATAAATAGTTTGGCATCTTTTTTTGAATCAATTACTACCTATTCTTTAGCTTCTGAATTTTCTTCAGATTTTGAACTTATTCTATTTATTTTTAACATCGGAGCAAATTTGAATTTGATTGATGCAATTTTCATGTTATCTGAACTTGATAAACCTTCATTTTCTACCGTATTTTTTCTGGTATCTAATGCTTCATAATACAATTTAATTTCATCCCAATCTTCTCTTGAGTACACATCTTTGTTTTTTTCTACTGTAGTTGTAAAATTTTCATAGACTCTTAAAATATTGTTTTTATTAACCCAACTAAATGCCATATCGTCTCCAATATCTTCACTGCCAAATAACGCTGTTCTTACCACCGATTTTGTGCTTTTTTTAGGTTGTTGAGCTAAATAACTAGCTTTATACAATTCATATTTGTCGCTAGAAACTATAATTTTACCTTTTAGTTCTTCGCGGTTTTCAAGTTCTAATAATGCGTTTTCGGCTACTAATTTTCTTTTTTGGTGATCATTTTCAATACTATCCCAATTTGTTTTTAAATCAATAACAGCAACATTATTTAGTGAATCTACGAACATTTCATAGGCAACAATTTCTTTTTCTGCATTAGTTTGCTTTTCATTCTTACATGAAATTAAAGCAGCTCCAGTTGCAAGGGTAATAAGTAAAATTTTAAATTTTTTCATTTTTGAGTATTTATTTGTTAGAAATTTTTGAAATTAATTGAGTTACCGCAAACTGAACGCCATAACCTAGAATTTGTTTGAATGGATTTTTGGATGTGCCAACTACCAATCTTTTAGTTAGATAACCACCTAAAACGCTGGCAATGTTAGTATATAAATTGTCCTTGTTAGTAGCGGTTTTATAAAATTCGCTAATACCTTGATTAACAATATTGGAAACGGTAAAAGAATTATGAACTATGAAATATTGTTCTTTTAATTCCATGAATTCCTTAGTTCGTTTTGTTTTTAAAGTAGCAATTTTAGCATCGAGAATATCGGTTTGTTTAAGCGCTTTCATCCCTATATATTGTTTGTATTACTTTCATTTTCAGCGATAATCTTATCTTTTAACAGCTTTGAAACAATTAAATTATCGATTGGAATTTTAATTAACGTTTTTCTAAAAACAAAAACGATTAGGGCAACTATAAAATAAAATCCAGAAATAAGGAAAAATCCCATAGCATAATCATTTAAGAGTTTACCAATTAAAAGACTGATTCCTATGTTAATAAACAATATAAACATAGCCACTATGATTACCATAGAAGTTATTACAGCTAAAGATGATATTACATCTGATGTTTTATCAATTGTGTTTAATTGTAATAATTCAAAACTAGTTTTGGTATATTTTTCTGCTTTATTATAAAGTAGTTCAATATCAGTGGCTATGTTTTCCATTGCTTTTTTATCTTGTAATTTCGTTACTCATTCGTTCTAATTTCGATTTTCCTTCTTCAATAACTTCTTCTGCGTTGGAAGTAAAATTGGAATATTGATCTTCCACCGAAGCAATAAAGTCAGTAAAACTTCCTTTTAAATTATCTTTTAAATCGGTTCCTTTCTGTGCAATTTTTCTTCTTGTATTGCTACCTTTATCTGGTGCAAATAAAACACCCAATATTGCACCAATTGCTAATCCACTTAACACTCCTATAACCACGTCTGTATTTTTCATCGTATTATTTTTTAATGATTTATATTTCTCTCCCTTTGATTAATCTAAATAATATTGCAATTATTGCGATTACTAATAAAATGTGGATAATATTACCCGCACTGTAAACAAAAAAACCTAATGCCCAAAGAATAACAAGCACAACTGCCACGGTGTATAATAAATTTGACATATCTTTATATTTTAAAGGTTACAATTTGATGGGATACGTATTAAATCCCTTCTTTTTTACTTAAACAAAGGTGTAACTTATTGAATACATTTGTGTTACATAGCAAATCTTAAATGTTATATATTTCCCACTTTTATTGAAATATTGTTACTTTGAGTTTCCAAAACTTTGAGTTAACTTTGCCAAACTACTAACACTAAACATCACACCGTTTTGACAACACAACAACTTCAAGACCAAATTCAAGCTAAAAAATCATTTCTTTGTATTGGTTTGGATGTTGATTTGAATAAAATCCCAGAGCATTTATTACAAACCGAAGATCCAATTTTTGAATTCAATAAAGCAATTATCGATGCTACGCATGATTTGTGTGTTTCTTATAAACCCAATATAGCATTTTATGAAGCTTACGGTATAAAAGGTTGGCAATCATTAGAAAAAACAATCAAGTACATCAACTCCAACTATCCAGAAATTTTCACCATTGCCGATGCTAAACGAGGTGATATTGGTAACACATCGTCTATGTATGCCAGAGCTTTTTTCAATGATTTGGATTTTGATTCGGTAACCGTGGCGCCTTATATGGGAAAGGACTCGGTTGAACCTTTTTTAGCATTTGAAGATAAGCATACAATCATGCTTGCCTTAACATCCAATGAAGGCGCTTTTGATTTTCAAACGCAAAATGTAGAGGGAAAAGAATTGTACAAAGTTGTTTTGGAAACTTCAAAATCTTGGAAAAACGCACATAATTTAATGTATGTAGTTGGCGCAACAAAAGCCGAATATTTCACTGAAATTAGAAAAATAGTTCCTGATAGTTTCTTACTGGTTCCGGGTGTTGGCGCTCAGGGGGGAAGTTTAGCTGAGGTTTGTAAATACGGAATGAGTAAAAACGTAGGTTTGTTAATCAATTCTTCAAGAGGAATTATTTATGCTTCCAACGGAACAGATTTCGCAGCAAAGGCTAGGGAAGAAGTTTTGAAATTGCAATTAGAAATGCAATCTATTTTAGGGTAAATATTGAATATTTACTATTGAAATCATGCAGCTCACAGACCAATTAGGAACTTCACATACATTCGATACTCAACTTGTTCGAATTGTCTCTTTAGTGCCCTCGCAAACCGAATTGTTATACGATTTAGGGTTAGAAGACAACATCGTTGGAATTACCAAATTCTGCGTGTATCCTGTTCATTTTAAAGCTACAAAAACTATTGTTGGCGGGACTAAAAACGTCAAATTTGATAAAATAAAAGCGCTTCAGCCTGATATTATTATTTGCAACAAAGAAGAAAATACGAAAGAAATTGTCGAAGAATTAAGTGCAATTTGCCCTGTTTGGGTTACTGATATCTATACGATTGAAGATAATTTACAAATGATTTCCGATTTTGGTCAATTGTTTAACAAACGTACCGAAGCTCAAAAATGGATTGATAAAATTAATTTTGCTTACAAAGATTTCAAGCAATTTGTTGAAGATAAACCGACTAAGAAAGCTGCTTATTTCATTTGGGCGAATCCGTATATGGTTGCTGGAAATAACACATTTATTAACGAATTGTTGCAATTGAATCGTTTCGAAAAT
Proteins encoded in this region:
- a CDS encoding YtxH domain-containing protein, encoding MKNTDVVIGVLSGLAIGAILGVLFAPDKGSNTRRKIAQKGTDLKDNLKGSFTDFIASVEDQYSNFTSNAEEVIEEGKSKLERMSNEITR
- a CDS encoding lmo0937 family membrane protein, coding for MSNLLYTVAVVLVILWALGFFVYSAGNIIHILLVIAIIAILFRLIKGREI
- the pyrF gene encoding orotidine-5'-phosphate decarboxylase, whose amino-acid sequence is MTTQQLQDQIQAKKSFLCIGLDVDLNKIPEHLLQTEDPIFEFNKAIIDATHDLCVSYKPNIAFYEAYGIKGWQSLEKTIKYINSNYPEIFTIADAKRGDIGNTSSMYARAFFNDLDFDSVTVAPYMGKDSVEPFLAFEDKHTIMLALTSNEGAFDFQTQNVEGKELYKVVLETSKSWKNAHNLMYVVGATKAEYFTEIRKIVPDSFLLVPGVGAQGGSLAEVCKYGMSKNVGLLINSSRGIIYASNGTDFAAKAREEVLKLQLEMQSILG
- a CDS encoding helical backbone metal receptor is translated as MMQLTDQLGTSHTFDTQLVRIVSLVPSQTELLYDLGLEDNIVGITKFCVYPVHFKATKTIVGGTKNVKFDKIKALQPDIIICNKEENTKEIVEELSAICPVWVTDIYTIEDNLQMISDFGQLFNKRTEAQKWIDKINFAYKDFKQFVEDKPTKKAAYFIWANPYMVAGNNTFINELLQLNRFENIYKEKEGRYPEIELKKIRLEGDPDYVFLSSEPFPFKDEHAFEIGCFTHHAKTVFVDGEMFSWYGSRLLKAFAYFKVLHDKI